A single region of the Pseudalkalibacillus berkeleyi genome encodes:
- a CDS encoding methylated-DNA--[protein]-cysteine S-methyltransferase gives METTLNIQYGEIESPVGPLTILKTEKGLCRIQFGSAEEHFPLIKAWLKKLGLKTDLVFNQSAVEPIGKQINEYFARERKSFDLPLDLFGTPFQKQVWEGLSNIPYGETYSYKDVATMIGSPKAVRAIGNANNKNPVPIVIPCHRVIGSNGALVGYGGGLDKKEVLLNLEQQQTKICL, from the coding sequence ATGGAGACGACACTTAATATACAATACGGGGAAATAGAAAGTCCTGTTGGTCCCCTTACAATACTCAAAACTGAAAAAGGTTTATGTCGAATACAATTCGGATCTGCTGAGGAACATTTTCCGTTGATCAAAGCTTGGTTGAAGAAGCTTGGATTAAAGACTGATTTAGTTTTTAATCAAAGTGCGGTTGAGCCGATTGGAAAGCAGATTAACGAATACTTTGCCCGGGAGCGTAAATCTTTTGATCTTCCACTTGATCTTTTCGGAACACCTTTTCAGAAACAAGTGTGGGAGGGACTTAGTAATATTCCTTATGGCGAAACGTATTCGTATAAGGATGTTGCAACAATGATTGGCTCACCCAAGGCTGTAAGGGCTATTGGGAATGCGAATAATAAAAATCCGGTTCCGATTGTCATTCCATGTCACCGTGTGATTGGTAGTAACGGTGCCTTGGTCGGATATGGCGGTGGACTTGATAAGAAGGAAGTATTATTAAATTTAGAACAACAACAGACTAAAATTTGTTTGTGA
- the queG gene encoding tRNA epoxyqueuosine(34) reductase QueG: MTGAQLKEKVVAYSKSIGIDKIGFTTADPFVELKERLRTQQELGFQSGFEEADIEKRTEPELLLPKARSIISIALAYPSKMKDAPRSTKEDRRGIFCRASWGRDYHDVLRERMNKLQQYILELDPEAKVVSMVDTGELSDRAVAERAGIGWSGKNCATITPEFGSYVYLGELITTIPFPPDQPISDQCGTCNKCVDACPTGALVTGGQLDSNKCIAFLTQTKGFLPEQYREKLGNRLYGCDTCQQVCPENKGMDFHHHAEMEPDPELAKPKLKPLLTIRNREFKEKFGPVSGSWRGKKPIQRNAIIALGNFKDETALPELIYVLTEDPRPVIRGTAAWALGKIKGSQAENALKQAKEREKDKDVLDEINRSLKMVENQAIS, from the coding sequence GTGACAGGTGCCCAGTTAAAAGAAAAAGTAGTTGCATATAGTAAATCAATTGGCATTGATAAAATTGGATTTACGACTGCCGACCCGTTCGTAGAGTTGAAAGAACGTTTACGCACACAACAAGAACTCGGTTTTCAATCAGGCTTTGAAGAGGCTGACATCGAAAAGCGAACGGAGCCGGAGTTATTATTGCCAAAAGCACGATCGATTATATCAATCGCGCTTGCTTACCCATCCAAAATGAAAGATGCGCCTAGAAGCACGAAGGAAGACCGTCGGGGAATTTTCTGTCGTGCATCATGGGGGAGAGACTATCATGATGTATTACGGGAACGCATGAACAAACTGCAACAATATATCCTTGAGCTGGATCCAGAAGCGAAGGTCGTTTCTATGGTGGATACAGGTGAACTATCTGATCGTGCAGTCGCAGAACGGGCAGGGATTGGCTGGAGCGGCAAAAATTGCGCAACCATAACACCTGAGTTTGGCTCCTACGTTTACTTAGGCGAATTGATTACAACAATCCCTTTTCCCCCTGATCAACCGATTTCAGATCAATGTGGGACTTGTAACAAGTGTGTGGATGCCTGTCCAACAGGAGCACTAGTTACAGGGGGGCAGTTAGACTCTAATAAATGTATTGCCTTTTTAACACAGACAAAAGGCTTTTTACCTGAACAATATAGAGAAAAGCTTGGAAATCGTCTATATGGCTGTGATACATGCCAACAAGTGTGTCCTGAAAACAAAGGGATGGATTTTCATCATCATGCTGAAATGGAGCCAGATCCTGAACTTGCAAAACCGAAACTCAAACCACTTCTAACCATTAGAAATCGCGAGTTTAAAGAAAAGTTCGGTCCTGTTTCAGGTTCTTGGAGAGGGAAAAAGCCTATCCAGAGAAACGCGATTATTGCTTTAGGAAACTTTAAAGACGAAACAGCTTTACCTGAATTAATCTATGTCTTAACGGAAGATCCACGTCCGGTCATTCGTGGGACAGCGGCTTGGGCACTCGGTAAAATAAAGGGTAGCCAAGCAGAAAATGCGCTTAAACAGGCGAAAGAGAGAGAAAAGGACAAAGATGTACTAGATGAAATAAATAGAAGCCTTAAAATGGTGGAAAATCAAGCTATATCGTAA
- a CDS encoding DUF421 domain-containing protein encodes MELAKDLLILLGRVVTILPLLLVVALFMGKRSIGELPVFDLLILLTLGSVVGADIAEPDVVHIHTIAAIILIGLLQKLVAIWKIKNRKFGKLVTFEPTVVIQDGSFIIENLKNMQYSIDNILLMLREKDVFDITHVKLGIIEANGQLTVLRKPEKSPVTIEDLKLNKPYVDLAYPLIVEGKLYHDVLNAVSVNEKWLRLKLEDLGITDYDDVFFASVDEQKNLHVSLKSLNAKSAPPIYH; translated from the coding sequence TTGGAGTTAGCAAAAGATCTACTCATCCTACTCGGAAGAGTCGTCACCATTCTTCCCTTACTCTTAGTGGTTGCTTTGTTCATGGGAAAAAGGTCCATAGGTGAGCTTCCTGTTTTTGATTTATTGATTTTGTTAACATTAGGGTCTGTTGTCGGTGCGGATATTGCAGAGCCTGACGTCGTACATATTCATACCATTGCAGCGATTATTTTGATAGGCCTCCTTCAGAAACTTGTTGCCATATGGAAGATTAAGAATCGGAAGTTCGGTAAGCTAGTTACGTTTGAACCTACAGTCGTCATTCAAGATGGATCGTTCATTATTGAAAACCTTAAAAATATGCAATATTCCATCGACAATATCCTTCTTATGTTACGAGAGAAGGATGTGTTTGATATCACACACGTGAAGCTAGGTATCATTGAAGCGAATGGACAATTGACAGTACTGAGAAAACCTGAGAAATCTCCAGTCACCATAGAGGATTTAAAACTCAATAAGCCCTATGTTGATCTAGCTTACCCGTTAATTGTTGAAGGTAAGTTGTATCATGACGTGTTAAATGCCGTTTCGGTCAATGAGAAGTGGTTAAGGTTAAAACTTGAAGACCTTGGAATTACAGATTATGATGATGTGTTTTTCGCGTCGGTTGATGAACAGAAGAATTTACACGTGTCATTGAAATCACTAAATGCAAAAAGTGCTCCGCCAATCTATCATTGA
- the trmL gene encoding tRNA (uridine(34)/cytosine(34)/5-carboxymethylaminomethyluridine(34)-2'-O)-methyltransferase TrmL — translation MSVHIVLFQPEIPANTGNIARTCAATDTTLHLIRPLGFSTDDKMLRRAGLDYWEFVKVEYYDSIDEFFEKTEGQYFYLTKYGKKPHTTFDYSNPEENYYFVFGRETNGLPDEIIENNMDRCLRIPMTNNVRSLNLSNTAAILVYEALRQQDYLHLK, via the coding sequence TTGTCAGTACATATCGTATTGTTCCAGCCGGAGATTCCAGCTAACACAGGTAACATTGCAAGAACGTGTGCAGCTACAGATACAACTTTACATTTAATTCGTCCTTTAGGGTTTTCTACAGATGATAAGATGCTGAGGAGAGCAGGATTGGACTATTGGGAATTTGTAAAAGTTGAATATTATGATTCAATAGACGAGTTCTTCGAGAAGACAGAAGGACAGTATTTCTATTTGACGAAATACGGTAAGAAGCCACATACGACGTTTGACTACAGTAATCCAGAAGAGAATTACTATTTTGTATTTGGTAGGGAAACGAACGGTCTTCCAGATGAAATCATCGAAAATAATATGGACCGTTGTTTGCGCATACCTATGACGAATAACGTCCGTTCCTTAAACCTTTCTAACACAGCTGCCATTCTTGTATACGAAGCACTAAGACAACAAGATTATTTGCATTTAAAGTAA
- a CDS encoding nuclease-related domain-containing protein produces the protein MEILLFSAFILLICAGVWLVYYLKKKHKEYDRLIDQYQKEAAISLAKTENQLKQENKEKLEEVKGDYEEQINDYKEYIDSVKRFSRDELEVNTYKTLLEIKNELVENDVIKPLQMMILPNVFIPYQSVDGDIQSTKIAHIVLLNKGIYIIDTKDWQGNILYGLTKEKAKEFSFIIDTFYPALHSEAEKTFVFEKNKQNELRALMHDEPTKNLNVATSKLNNLLKDQVENITINNLLYFAHPDHHLINFSTQEQLHLINDRNELYAFFIKEIQNKTNLYSVADLEKIKYIVEEADLND, from the coding sequence ATGGAGATTTTATTATTTTCGGCTTTCATTTTATTAATATGTGCAGGCGTTTGGCTTGTCTACTATCTTAAGAAGAAGCATAAAGAATACGATAGATTAATCGACCAATATCAAAAAGAAGCTGCGATTAGCTTAGCGAAAACTGAAAATCAATTAAAACAAGAAAATAAGGAAAAGCTTGAGGAAGTTAAAGGAGATTATGAGGAACAAATTAACGATTACAAAGAATACATCGACAGTGTTAAAAGATTCTCTCGTGATGAACTTGAGGTAAATACGTATAAAACCTTACTCGAAATCAAAAATGAGCTCGTAGAAAATGATGTCATCAAGCCTTTACAAATGATGATTCTTCCTAATGTATTCATTCCCTATCAATCCGTGGATGGAGACATTCAATCTACAAAAATCGCTCATATTGTCTTACTAAACAAAGGCATCTACATTATTGACACGAAGGATTGGCAAGGAAACATACTTTACGGATTGACAAAGGAGAAAGCCAAAGAATTTTCGTTCATCATAGATACTTTCTACCCTGCCTTGCATAGTGAAGCTGAAAAGACATTCGTATTCGAAAAGAATAAACAAAACGAGTTAAGGGCCTTAATGCATGATGAGCCGACTAAAAATCTCAATGTTGCTACGAGTAAACTGAATAACTTGCTCAAAGATCAGGTTGAAAACATTACCATTAACAATTTACTTTATTTCGCCCACCCTGATCATCATCTCATCAACTTTTCAACCCAAGAGCAGCTACACCTTATAAACGATAGAAATGAGCTTTACGCGTTTTTTATTAAAGAAATACAAAATAAGACGAACCTTTATTCAGTAGCCGACTTAGAGAAAATCAAATATATTGTTGAAGAAGCAGATCTTAATGATTAG
- a CDS encoding DUF5366 family protein, translating to MLGKNTYLTGYFPLFSIIIFSAAFGYYGESYLIVQLKRLGIYRGMTELFSEVQVQMAMWFICTLLFFMLFAALKLISDTLFELSLFFFSKESEGDTLNRVRSGTLIFLLGSLGSIFLIKTTILLPSLFLLSCFIYFFYFVYKASAALTTSGMFGLIFMHLLFWVCFVMGVVYSVLKVYEALMSGLLPA from the coding sequence ATGCTTGGGAAAAATACATACTTAACGGGTTATTTTCCGTTATTTTCAATCATTATATTTAGCGCTGCATTTGGTTATTATGGTGAGTCTTATTTAATTGTACAATTAAAGCGGTTAGGGATTTATCGGGGAATGACTGAATTGTTTTCAGAAGTGCAAGTTCAAATGGCAATGTGGTTCATTTGTACGTTGTTATTTTTCATGTTGTTTGCTGCTTTAAAATTGATTTCGGATACCTTATTTGAACTCTCTTTGTTCTTCTTTTCGAAAGAAAGTGAAGGGGACACATTAAACAGGGTTCGTTCTGGTACTTTAATTTTCCTTTTAGGTAGTTTAGGGTCAATATTCTTGATTAAGACTACGATCCTTTTACCTTCTTTATTTTTATTATCATGTTTTATCTACTTTTTTTATTTCGTCTATAAAGCCAGTGCAGCTTTAACAACGAGTGGGATGTTCGGTCTTATTTTCATGCACCTACTGTTTTGGGTATGCTTTGTAATGGGTGTTGTGTATTCAGTATTGAAAGTATATGAGGCTCTTATGTCAGGTTTACTGCCGGCATAA
- a CDS encoding amidase domain-containing protein, translating into MDWLTILQQYIEEHNASYTTDITGDKRITTPESNAIIRRARSMKDRNAVIVNAQVKAKIVDRTTEADKEIITYWIQRSYLIKQTLKFYVEECLEKRKATIKENEIIKDESAITEGFTGINLPERERDEEVVPMPRYRYNRLEAVKYAERWWNSHNPVYKLFENDCTNFISQCLHAGGAPMRGYPNRSKGWWYRSNNWSYSWSVANTMRWYLSGSKQGLRGEEVRAPELLIPGDVICYDFDGDGRWQHNTIVVAKDEMGMPLVNAHTHNSRMRYWDYTDSTAYTPEIKYKFFKIVDG; encoded by the coding sequence ATGGATTGGCTCACAATACTACAGCAATATATAGAAGAACACAATGCCTCCTACACGACCGATATCACAGGTGACAAACGAATAACTACACCGGAAAGCAATGCTATTATACGTAGAGCAAGAAGCATGAAAGATCGGAATGCGGTCATTGTTAATGCTCAAGTAAAAGCGAAGATTGTTGATCGAACGACAGAAGCGGATAAAGAGATCATCACTTATTGGATTCAACGTTCTTACTTAATCAAGCAGACGTTGAAATTTTATGTGGAAGAGTGTCTCGAAAAGAGAAAAGCAACGATTAAAGAAAACGAGATTATTAAAGATGAGTCTGCAATAACGGAAGGATTCACTGGAATCAATCTACCTGAAAGAGAGAGGGATGAAGAGGTTGTTCCGATGCCTCGTTATCGTTATAACAGGCTGGAGGCCGTTAAATATGCGGAGCGTTGGTGGAATTCGCATAATCCTGTCTATAAATTGTTTGAAAATGATTGTACAAACTTCATATCACAATGCTTGCATGCAGGCGGAGCGCCAATGAGAGGATATCCGAATCGTTCAAAGGGATGGTGGTACCGTAGTAATAATTGGAGTTATAGTTGGTCAGTTGCCAACACGATGCGTTGGTATTTAAGTGGGTCTAAGCAGGGTTTGCGAGGGGAAGAGGTAAGAGCTCCTGAGCTTCTCATTCCTGGAGATGTCATATGTTATGATTTTGATGGCGATGGTCGTTGGCAGCATAATACGATTGTCGTTGCAAAAGATGAGATGGGAATGCCGCTTGTCAATGCTCATACGCATAATAGTCGAATGCGGTACTGGGATTACACCGATTCTACAGCATACACACCTGAGATTAAATATAAATTCTTTAAAATTGTTGATGGTTAA
- a CDS encoding ABC-ATPase domain-containing protein — MNKLRDILKRIDGKGYKAYKDIRGQYSFHDFSLHLDYIQGDPFASPSKIRLEVPKSRTILKQDWESTDTRKIRIEDTVARSVANAIRHIDARAGGSGKSGVISIDRPAQEVLQRTAVQLTEKSVIICLSVGLPAQGRKVLGKQAEKMLLTIIPQILQDSIFSMKEKTLVEAVELCDQQDAIRDYMKENNLITFIGNGSVLPRESGISDRPLKSRDVVAFEAPQSLTISIPVPHRQEPLKGMGIQKGITLIVGGGYHGKSTVLEAVERGVYNHISGDGREFVLTDPQAMKIRSEDGRKITNVDISPFIQNLPFGKATKNFTSEDASGSTSQAATIIESLEARASTLLIDEDTSATNFMIRDERMQQLVAKEKEPITPFIDKVKQLHEEHDVSTVLVMGGSGDYFDVADTVILMDQYRPWDVTCEAKDIARKSKTHREREGGNLFGTIQTRKPQVSSLDSRKGKRSKVAARGLHTIQYGTTDLKLDFVEQLVDASQTRAIAEIIHFIEKNKWLGSLSIDELLDRVILQLNEKGLASFTEFPNQHPGDLARPRMLELASALNRLRTLKIEQ, encoded by the coding sequence ATGAATAAGCTAAGAGATATTCTAAAGCGTATAGATGGTAAGGGATATAAAGCGTATAAAGACATTCGTGGACAGTACAGTTTCCATGACTTTTCACTACATTTAGATTATATACAGGGAGATCCCTTTGCTTCACCATCAAAAATCCGACTAGAAGTACCAAAATCAAGGACGATATTAAAGCAAGATTGGGAATCGACAGACACTCGTAAAATCAGAATAGAGGATACAGTTGCGAGAAGTGTTGCAAATGCAATCCGTCACATAGACGCACGGGCTGGAGGATCAGGTAAAAGTGGAGTGATTTCTATTGATCGACCGGCTCAGGAAGTACTCCAACGCACAGCTGTCCAGCTAACGGAAAAATCAGTGATTATTTGTCTTTCTGTTGGACTACCTGCTCAAGGGAGAAAAGTGCTAGGGAAGCAAGCAGAGAAGATGTTATTGACGATTATCCCTCAAATTTTACAAGACTCGATATTTTCGATGAAAGAAAAGACATTAGTAGAAGCAGTTGAATTGTGTGATCAGCAAGATGCGATTCGTGATTATATGAAAGAGAATAACCTTATTACTTTCATTGGGAATGGTTCTGTTCTTCCGAGGGAAAGTGGAATCAGTGACCGGCCACTCAAATCGCGTGATGTAGTCGCATTTGAAGCACCTCAGTCACTTACTATTTCAATTCCAGTCCCACATAGACAGGAACCTTTAAAAGGAATGGGCATTCAAAAAGGCATCACGTTAATTGTTGGTGGCGGTTATCACGGAAAGAGTACGGTTCTAGAGGCGGTTGAACGAGGCGTCTATAATCATATTAGTGGGGATGGAAGAGAATTCGTGCTAACCGATCCTCAAGCTATGAAAATACGTTCCGAAGATGGAAGAAAAATTACGAACGTGGACATATCACCGTTCATTCAGAACCTTCCATTTGGTAAGGCAACCAAAAACTTCACATCTGAAGATGCTAGTGGGAGTACATCTCAGGCAGCTACGATTATAGAGTCGCTTGAGGCTAGAGCGAGTACGTTGTTGATTGATGAAGATACAAGCGCAACGAACTTTATGATTCGTGATGAGCGAATGCAACAACTCGTTGCAAAGGAAAAAGAGCCGATTACGCCATTTATTGATAAAGTGAAGCAACTTCACGAAGAGCATGATGTGTCTACGGTTCTTGTGATGGGCGGTTCGGGAGATTATTTTGATGTGGCTGATACGGTGATTTTAATGGATCAATATCGTCCATGGGACGTGACATGTGAAGCAAAAGATATCGCTAGGAAATCCAAGACCCATAGAGAAAGGGAAGGCGGGAATTTATTTGGAACGATTCAGACAAGAAAACCGCAAGTAAGTAGCCTGGATAGCAGAAAAGGTAAGCGATCAAAAGTTGCTGCTAGAGGACTTCACACAATCCAGTATGGTACGACTGATCTCAAATTGGATTTTGTCGAACAATTAGTTGATGCGAGTCAGACGAGAGCTATAGCTGAAATCATTCATTTCATAGAGAAAAACAAATGGCTTGGATCCCTTTCAATCGATGAATTGCTTGATCGCGTCATATTGCAACTAAACGAGAAGGGCCTTGCTTCATTTACAGAATTTCCTAACCAGCATCCTGGTGACTTGGCGCGGCCCCGTATGTTAGAATTAGCTTCAGCATTGAACCGATTACGGACGTTAAAGATAGAACAGTAA
- a CDS encoding YqaE/Pmp3 family membrane protein has protein sequence MMYLLALLLPPLAVLFSGSKTQTLINIVLTLIGWLPGVIHAFFVIHQKGSVSKGSIA, from the coding sequence ATGATGTATTTATTAGCACTTTTACTTCCACCTCTTGCAGTTCTATTTTCTGGTAGTAAAACACAAACGTTGATTAATATAGTCTTGACGCTCATTGGTTGGCTGCCAGGTGTAATTCATGCGTTTTTCGTTATTCACCAGAAAGGTTCTGTTAGTAAAGGGAGCATAGCGTAA
- a CDS encoding B3/B4 domain-containing protein, which translates to MNITISEKLKQMVPEFKVGTIHYHDITVAEPPKMLAGRLQLFQESLMLDADDQPISEIQPIQEWRQIFKKVGTDPSRYRPSSEALLRRVYKGSQLGSIHSAVDTNNFFSLQYQIPLGIYDVSKLSGDVLVDIGTQEDSYEGINGRELDMSGKILTKDDKGAFGSPIVDSKRSMVTEETKHALHVVYFQPSLPDEEANEMLHAIGKMFIQVHGGSSEYKIIK; encoded by the coding sequence ATGAACATCACCATTTCAGAAAAACTTAAACAAATGGTTCCTGAATTCAAGGTTGGAACCATTCATTATCATGATATCACTGTAGCCGAGCCACCTAAAATGTTAGCAGGAAGATTACAGTTATTTCAAGAATCCTTAATGCTCGATGCAGATGACCAACCCATTTCAGAAATCCAACCCATCCAAGAGTGGCGACAAATTTTCAAGAAAGTCGGTACAGATCCATCAAGATACAGACCATCTTCAGAAGCTTTGCTTCGCCGTGTCTATAAAGGCTCACAACTAGGTTCAATCCATTCTGCGGTGGATACAAACAACTTTTTCTCATTGCAGTATCAAATACCACTCGGAATATATGACGTCTCTAAGCTATCAGGAGACGTTCTAGTGGACATAGGCACACAAGAGGACTCGTACGAAGGAATCAATGGCCGAGAGCTGGATATGAGCGGAAAGATCCTTACAAAGGATGATAAAGGTGCATTCGGCAGTCCTATCGTAGATTCTAAACGTTCGATGGTTACTGAAGAGACGAAGCATGCGCTTCATGTTGTTTATTTTCAGCCATCCTTACCTGATGAAGAGGCGAATGAAATGCTACATGCGATTGGAAAGATGTTTATTCAAGTTCATGGAGGCTCATCAGAATATAAAATCATCAAGTAA